ttacttggtaactgacaagttagtcttgcgggacgtctcccaccttgcgatagtcctcaaggagcactctcccttgttggacatacgcccgtacctaaatagtttctttttttagcttgcggtaaccctcaaggagcactctcccttgttgggtgtcccgcggtacggcggtacgtgcacgacctagaaatagtaaccccactaactgccagaaccggttacacttttatttatcatgtttcgtatcttattcgtaactcatcattcttataaaatcattcataagcacatttgaatatcatcatgcataaaacacactttataaatacatttcatatcccacaatccaataaaaacatatcattataaacacatttcataatctcataaaacacatttcataaggggatcgtgggtgttagcaatagatgttacctcaaccgtagtttatacttcctgttcgatggatcgttcttcctgaactccgagtccaatttctttcaaaatattaaataattgaattagttattaataTGGTAATAATTTAACTTAGAAATTTCGAATAACGAattttctaaaaaaataaagttagaaatatataaattcatagttttaatgaaaatataattaaacaccaattttagtaatatatataatttatgGAAATTTCAATCGAAGTATATATAAATTCTAAATCAATTACACaagatttatttaattatgtcCTTGATAAATTTAGTACggtaatttatttttcttaaactcgataatcaaatttatttatttcctgaaaataataacaattcattagtaaataatttatatcataaaatttattaaaacatgaatattaaggaattgaaaatctgaaattcatgTTTGTCTTACCCAAAGCCCAATTGATTGGCCCAACTTAAATATGGAGGAGTAAAAGAGCAAGGGGAGCAGGGCACGAACGAAGCAGGGCACGACCAGGAGGAACACGGGGAGGAGGAAGAGAGGAGGGAGGCTGGGGGCTCAGCCTGGGCGGTGAAACCGCGCCGAGAGGCGGCGGTGATGGTGGTTTGAGGCGGCAGAAACATGCGAGGGAAGGGGGAGAGGGGCGCGAACAGGGGAGAAATCAGGGGAGGAGAGGGGTGATGGTGACCGGAGGTTTGGGCGGAGGTTCTGGGCGGACTGGGAGGCGGCGCAACAGGGAAGCGCCGGAgagacggtggtggtggtggtggtggtgtgatTGTGGTGGCTGCAGCAGGGGAACGAAAAGAGGGAGGCAGGGGAAGGGGGTTGCGAAACAGGGGAGGAGCAAGGGTGGTGTTTCTCGGTTGGTTCTGGGAGGAGGGTGAGGCGGTGATTGGTTTGGTGCGGGTGCGGGTGGCTGGGAATGATGGAGGCAGCAGGTGGTCGTGGTGGTAAACGGTGGTGGTTGATGGTGGTGGTTCGAcagaggagagaaaaagaagtGGAATTGGTCTCTTGTTTTTGCAATTAGAAATTCtaaaattgttgaatttgtaaaGGATTGAAGTGGAAGAAGCAaacttgatttttgttttgaatggagactgaaatgagggaagaaggaaggaaggaaatttcctccttactttgtacgtggggagcaaggaagagaagaaaggaAATGGAATCTTGGTACTccaagggcattttcgtaatttcacatggttgactaaaattcagaaattctgtttctattttcggaaattactaaaaatagaaatgtttaattaaaacaaagtctcgtgaaatatatcgttaacgaaaaataaataaattttcgtttataaatttatcgtttaaaataaatcgtaaaaacgtttaaaataacgaaatttttaaattatttctaataattaaaacgaaattacattaataaaatattattaattttaataaatcgagtttaaaaatttcggggtattacattcttacccccttagaaaaagtttcgtcctcgaaacttgaaatttagatttataaaatgtttgttgaaaatcaaaatcattCGATTAAAAGTacgatatttattttaaaaaccaagatctcacaatttcattcCAATTCCGACAATGTCTAGCTTTCATTCCGCCATCTTCTTTGATGACTCCgtttcaactcgagacctagaattgaagagtaaagaatacaaaaggggcaaaattatatgttgatcttaatcgtcattaaggtcaattatattccgccatcgtcttttGTATCTctactttacttcataaaataggatcgaggagcaaagaacataaaaagggcaaacttgttagcgtagactaggctcccatttttCTTTATGAGATcccgtttgaaaatattttctaccaAAAGTAGTAATgtttttaatgcaaaattataattctgaagaTAGATATAATGACAATAAGTATTTACCTACAATTATAATAGTCAAATAATTTTGTAAAAGTCATTTGTTATaataatctcgtactctgagctcaggagaacttccatcgaagACGACTTTCATACGTAACGATTAGTTATTACCaatacaatcatgtcagcataaacataatccataaagcatatcttaaacacataattcttcaattgaaaatttcatacataagcataacattcatataaCTGATGATGGTAATACATCTTAGTTAGATACTCGATTAGCGCATATTACTTTCAAAATTTCCATCATTTATTCTAAAATATTCTAGATGTTCGATCGCACGATTTCAAAAGGTCATTATGCTTCATTCTTCATTCCATACTAGCGAAGTCGTCATTGTCATTTGCATCATCGTCTTTTCCTTGCATTAAAAACACTCGTCCATTCGATGTTGGTCCACGTGGGGGATTACGGTTGAAATTTGTAGTGCCACCATTTCCTTTGTTTTCATCGTTTCTCCTATCACCTTGCTCTCGATGTATTTGCGGACAATCTCTAATTTGGTGATCTTTGCTACCACATTTAAAACAATCTCGCGTACCAATTCGACATTCTTTCTCTGTATGGTTCCATCTTCCACACTTGGCGCATCCACGATTCTTGTTGAAGTTTTGGTTTCCGTTATTCCCTCCTTGATAGCCGACATTGACATTTTGTTTCTTATTGTTCGGTTGATTTTCTTCGAAGCTTCCTTTTCGTTTTCCATATGTTTCTTCTCGAAGCTTGATAATTCTTTCGACGTTAATTGCTCGATCGTACAACTCTTGGAAAGTGGAAATTCTAGAACTCGAAAGTCGATCACGGATCTCAATGTTTAATCCTCCTTCAAATCGATTCATCCTTTGCCTATCAGTAGTCACCAGGTCAGGGGCAAATCGAGCAAGCTCATTGAATTTCACTGCATATTCTAGAACATTTTTCTTTCCTTGACTCAATTTGATAAATTTCGATTCCATTTGCATTTGCAGAGAGTAGGAATAAAATTGTTCCCGCATAGCTTCCGTCAGCTTTTCCCAACCAAAACCAGGCTCATTTTGGATTCCTTTAACACTTTTCCACCACAGGTTGGCTTGTCCTTTCAAGTAAAAGACGGCATAGTTGACCTTCCACTTCTCGGGGCATTGCGTTGCATCAAATAACTTCTCCATATCGCTAATCCATTCTTCAAATTCAGTAGGGTCTGGCTTGCCATCATAAGTAGGGGGTTTATGAGAAGCGAACTTCTTGAACATGTTGGAGCATTCTTCTTGCTCTGACCTTGGCTTCTGACGATTTCCTTGCAGAAGTTCCGACATTATCAATCTCATTAAGTCCATTCGATTATCACTCGTTTCTCCTGGGGTGTCACCGAAAATGGGATCCTTGCGCAATTCTTCAATTCGTTCTTGCATTCCTTCCAGCGCTAATGAAGATTTGTGATTACCATTGCCATCGTTAACATCGTTATCGTTTCTAGTGCCGTCAATAGGAATATTTCCGCTTGAAGTCATCGCCGATCTGATCGCAAGGATACAACGCTTCAGataatcttttcttcttgaaattAGACTAAGAAATTCTGCAAATCATAACAAAGAAAACATTCCCGTTGCGTTCCCCGTCCTatcactcacactcatttcattttaactcagcatgattttaacttattctttttacttattccttaaaattcttgctTAAAacctaataaattttatttcgtGTAAAACCCGTaaagtttagcacttatggtcgcagaaccttggctctgaataccaaactgtaacaccccgacttctaaacatcattaattaggttaattgtctttaattagcagcggaaaccctaatttagtcggagcgtcacttgccgtatctccctcgtgggaaatacaaggcgacataacctttttacatttactgactactgttgagtaacagtaattatactTCACTTCGATTAATCCTTTAAAAATTACATTGAAATCTAAGTAAACCTTAATAAATATTTCTAACACGTTTAAACATTAATTTGAAGATCTAACTCAAATCGTGAAATCAcacttagagtttaattaatacatccctttattactaatgacatagttatctttactaaacatcgatcgtgaatttgatggttgcatcctcactctaaggcatcccatgatcttcttcatacctaaaacaaaagcaacatcgtgagccgaggcccagtaacatactaccctaacagcgtaaactcatttcaattcattttatttactttgcaatcagggagaatagaacatagtaaaacattttcataaatgcaataaaacatcatttataacttgatactttgatagttcccattatctttcataaaaccttctttttacttggtaactgacaagttagtcttgcgggacgtctcccaccttgcgatagtcctcaaggagcactctcccttgttggacatacgcccgtacctaaatagtttctttttttagcttgcggtaaccctcaaggagcactctcccttgttgggtgtcccgcggtacggcggtacgtgcacgacctagaaatagtaaccccactaactgccagaaccggttacacttttatttatcatgtttcgtatcttattcgtaactcatcattcttataaaatcattcataagcacatttgaatatcatcatgcataaaacacactttataaatacatttcatatcccacaatccaataaaaacatatcattataaacacatttcataatctcataaaacacatttcataaggggatcgtgggtgttagcaatagatgttacctcaaccgtagtttatacttcctgttcgatggatcgttcttcctgaactccgagtccaatttctttcaaaatattaaataattgaattagttattaataTGGTAATAATTTAACTTAGAAATTTCGAATAACGAattttctaaaaaaataaagttagaaatatataaattcatagttttaatgaaaatataattaaacaccaattttagtaatatatataatttatgGAAATTTCAATCGAAGTATATATAAATTCTAAATCAATTACACaagatttatttaattatgtcCTTGATAAATTTAGTACggtaatttatttttcttaaactcgataatcaaatttatttatttcctgaaaataataacaattcattagtaaataatttatatcataaaatttattaaaacatgaatattaaggaattgaaaatctgaaattcatgTTTGTCTTACCCAAAGCCCAATTGATTGGCCCAACTTAAATATGGAGGAGTAAAAGAGGTTACAATTTCAGAAACAAAGTTTCTGAAATTGAGGAGCAAGGGGAGCAGGGCACGAACGAAGCAGGGCACGACCAGGAGGAACACGGGGAGGAGGAAGAGAGGAGGGAGGCTGGGGGCTCAGCCTGGGCGGTGAAACCGCGCCGAGAGGCGGCGGTGATGGTGGTTTGAGGCGGCAGAAACATGCGAGGGAAGGGGGAGAGGGGCGCGAACAGGGGAGAAATCAGGGGAGGAGAGGGGTGATGGTGACCGGAGGTTTGGGCGGAGGTTCTGGGCGGACTGGGAGGCGGCGCAACAGGGAAGCGCCGGAgagacggtggtggtggtggtggtggtgtgatTGTGGTGGCTGCAGCAGGGGAACGAAAAGAGGGAGGCAGGGGAAGGGGGTTGCGAAACAGGGGAGGAGCAAGGGTGGTGTTTCTCGGTTGGTTCTGGGAGGAGGGTGAGGGGGTGATTGGTTTGGTGCGGGTGGCTGGGAATGATGGAGGCAGCAGGTGGTCGTGGTGGTAAACGGTGGTGGTTGATGGTGGTGGTTCGAcagaggagagaaaaagaagtGGAATTGGTCTCTTGTTTTTGCAATTAGAAATTCtaaaattgttgaatttgtaaaGGATTGAAGTGGAAGAAGCAaacttgatttttgttttgaatggagactgaaatgagggaagaaggaaggaaggaaatttcctccttactttgtacgtggggagcaaggaagagaagaaaggaAATGGAATCTTGGTACTccaagggcattttcgtaatttcacacggttgactaaaattcagaaattctgtttctattttcggaaattactaaaaatagaaatgtttaattaaaacaaagtctcgtgaaatatatcgttaacgaaaaataaataaattttcgtttataaatttatcgtttaaaataaatcgtaaaaacgtttaaaataacgaaaattttaaattatttctaataattaaaacgaaattacgttaataaaatattattaattttaataaatcgagtttaaaaatttcggggtattacacattcagttcacttgatctcactgaattattaatttgttaattaatactgaaccgcatttattagacttagcattaaatgcatacttggaccaagagcattatttccttcattcgcATGGCTGGCATGAcagcggagcagagggttcggctCTTCCTTCTAGCCTTGGTAGGTCGAGTACTCGCCCCTGGCAAGAATAGCTGCATACTGGTGGGATTTTTGGGGTCCTTGGGCGACTTGAGGGTTGTTTCGGGCCTTAACTTGGGTGGCTTAGCATATGGCTAcctcttgtacgagatgaagaacGTTTCACGGACTATACCCATGAGAGTTCGGCGAGCATAACTGCCTTATGGagagtgctggaggtatttgggactccttgtattttgtacttgtatgttgtaTGTTGTATTTCATATGCATAAGACTGACTGACGTCTCGTTTGCTCTGCCTCCCTCCCACCACCACTGAACCACCTCCCCCCACCACTGACCATGTCCCCCTCCCCCACTACTGACCTCGTCCCCATGCATCAACCAATGCCCTCCCACCACCACCGAATCACCTCCACCAACTCAACCTCCTCAAGCACAAGAACAAATCCAAATAAACCATTTTCGCACAAACCAAGGATCGGCAAAGcaaaaacatataaaataaGGGTGTAATTTAACTAAATTATGCAATTACACCATATCTAGGAACATCAACCACCAAATATGGAGAGAATTGCGTGGTGAGTGAAGAGAATTGAGTGCCTCGTCGCCGGTGAAGAAGGAGCAGAGGAGGCGTGCAGCGAGGCCGGTGAAGAAGGACGTAGAGGAGGCTGCAGCGAGGCCGGTGAAGAAGAACGACTGAAGTCTGGAGGCCAGCGAAGACTGACTGCGAAGAACGACCGGAGTTTGGAGGAGAGGAGCCGGTGGCGATGGTGGCCGGTGATAGTGGCCGGAGGGGCTGACTGCGCACGAGAGAGAAGAAGCAAAGTACGTAATACGTACGTGAGTGAGCTGAGTGACTGCGAGAGAGAAGCTAGAATGAAGATTTTAGGTCTAAAGGATGCGCTTAACAAAATGGAGGGAAgagtttaatgttttaaatttttttttttaaccatcAAAGGTGGCGCTTGTTATATAAGGGCAACCTTTGATGAGCTACCTATAAGGAATTTTCCTCTAGTGATATATTATTAATAAGTCGGGTTTGGTTCCGGTCAAGATTTCGCTGAagatcggatcggatcggatcatATCAGATCTGGTTTTCGGGTTAGATCGAGTTTTTCGGGATGGATCATATTTTTCGGGTTACTTCTCTTTAGATTTGGTGGTCACTATGAATTTAGATTTTACAGTTATTTTCGGTTCAAGTTAGTTCGGTTTTGGGTGAATACCAGTTCGGATACTTCGGTTCGGATATCGGGCCATTTCAATCAAATCACTTTTCGGTCGGTTTTGGGTCTATTTTTTGGTTTTATGGTTAATTTGTGCTCGTCGTGTAAGATAAATTTTGGTTTATCAATTTGGGTCGGTTTTTCAACAATAGCTCCAAAGGCCTCGGGAAAATCTTAATTTTATGcaaattatcattattatttactCTTCCCCTAATGAAAGAACCTTACTTTGATATATCGTTCAAACTTTATTACGTTGTTGCCCGTTGTTAATCGTAAGTTTGTAACTGTAACTGAACTTACGCAAAGGTCAGTAATTGCAATCTCACTTACATGGACCTGGTCCACGCTATAATCAGCGTGGACCAGGGTGTTTTTGTAAATTAACATGAATCGGGTAATCGGCGTCTTctattatagaaactataggttctgtaaagtaattATATCTTCTGAATAAtaactatgaaaaaataataattaaatagtcatttcgataagaataattattctatccaaagagtaactatatcatatagaaatgtaattttaactgtaaaacaattactataaaaataagaataattatatattcattcttacagacaaaaagagtatattatagaaactataggttatgtaaagtaactatattttcagaatagtaactatggaaaaataataataataataataataataataataataataataaaaatgggcGATTAGGGGATTAGGGCTTTTCTCAGGGCAGCAGTGTTCATCATTCCGGCGGGTTCACGGGCGGTCTCAGGCAGGTCGGCGGCGGGTTGCAGGTGCCTCGGGTTTTTCAGGCGGGTTGCAGGTGTCTCGGGTTCATTTCAGGCGAGTTCCAGTGCAGTTTCAGTCGGCAAGCAGTGCAGTTTCAACGGTTTTTTGTCCAGTTTTTTGTCCAGTTTCAGGGTAGTTTCTGTGTTCGGTTTTCAGGCGAGGTTCGTTCGGTTTTCAGGCGTGTATTGCGGCCGTTTTTGGAGCGTTTTGCCGTGGGTTTTCAGGCGGTTCCACGTGGGTTTTCAAACGTTTTCCAGGCGGTGCTTGGTGTTTCTGGTCGACGGTTTCTGGTCTTCAGGCGGTGTTTCTGGCCGACGGTTTCTGGTCGACGGTTTCTGGTCTTCAGGCGGTGTTTCTGGTCGTCGGTTTCTGGAATTCAGTATCGGGAAGTCAGTTTCATTATTTCGTGAGTTCAATTTCCGGTCGTGCGTGGGTTATTCAATTCGTGAGTACAGTCAGTTCAGGTTCGAGAGTTCTTTTCAGGCATTTTGTTTGGTTTTTCGTGCGGCGTTGTATTTGTGTGATCTGGTTCGGTGTTTGGTGGGGTCTGGTGGGAGCTTGGTGTTTGGATTATTCTGGTGGTGTTCGAATCAGCATTGTAGCGTTGCAGCTTCGTGGTGTTGCGGGGATCGAGTCACCGTTTTGGTGCAGTTTGCAGCGTGGTTATTCTGGCGAGAGTGGTGCAGTTTGCAGGGGTTTTGTGTTCTCCATTTCCTTTGGTTTTCTTATTTATTGAGGATAACCTTTCCACGGTTGAAGTGCTTTGATATGGCGGCttccgtggagaagtttcattgcccttttgtgggtcttagcgggtgccaggatggaggtgggcgtggtttggtgaggagttctctgatcactcacttacgggatcgtcattgttgctctggtgtgcgggatgtaacccgtcattcccttactaccaatttgcaggttttttctacggctgaggtgacctttcgtcgtatgggtatttggctatgtggagattgtttcaagacaCATACTCAACGTActaggtgtcgacatggcagtggttctagtactgtttttgtggacccacctgattctggggatggtattTTTCGTTTTATTCTCTATGGTATTCAAAAACCGCAAGCTCCTGCTTCCAAGCTGTcttcttctgatgcgcctcgagaacatcatttttcttttgatgtttcTCTTCTAGACACTTTATTGTCTAAGCGTTTGCgctctgtgaaatccatccctcccagatgtcgtttgggtttttcgcgagttctaaaaggggcgcttgataaggtgatttgtaGACCTGATGACATCGCTTGTTCGGTTCAGTTGCTtgtgttacctctttgtgtcctcacgactttttcaccgcgaagtaatcgtgagtgttcctctGGTGTTCGGCGGCGACGACAGGAAGAGtgtatcacctctgctattcgttcttggggtgagCCTGGTGGTTCCGAGCAACTAgtcatagacacattggctagtGTGTCTCCattggatgttgacgaagaccatgatttggcggagcgtaatattaagcaatgcaagagaaagatttctgatGGTCACTACACTACTGCAGTTAGGGTTCTTTCTTCCTCgggtcttgccccttacaatgatgctacCCTTGCAGATTTGCGAGCAAAGCACCCTTCcgttccggtccctaccttaccggatatccctgttgatcatcaccttactgcttcctccgctgttgttttggagcagattaagggctttccgcgtggtacttcgtgcggtagggATGGCTTGCGTGcccaacaccttttggattgcttgggtggtgctgctgtagctgtttctgatgagttggtggatgctatcactcaggtagttaatctctttcttgctggaaagtgtcctgctgagcttggaggatacattgctagtgctcctcttacgccacttgttaagcctggtggcggtattcggcctattgctgtgggcactatttggaggcgccttgtttcaaaggtcggggctgctttggttggtccgcgtttaggagcCTACTTTGGAGGTattcagtttggagttggggttccagcaggtggtgaggccattctccatgctgtcaatcggttggttgaggctcgtggggccgatgttggcctctctatgttattggtggattttcagaatgcgttcaatttagttgatcgatcggctttgttgcgtgaggttcggcttcattgtcctgctctttcgcgttgggttgaattctgctactcttctccagcacggctgtattatggggagcataccttgtggtcttgtcagggtgtgcagcaaggggatcctctcggccctttgcttttttctttggttctacatccattggtgtgttgcatcagagactcatttgatctatctcttcaggcttggtacttggacgatggcactatcgttggtgacactttggtggttggacaggtcttggagttgattttggaggagggtcctcatttaggtctccatgttaatgttgagaagacggaggttttttggccttcggaggacccacgcagtcgtctggagggtgtctttcctgcggatattgctcgtcctgcgctcggtgttaagttgcttggtggcccagtcagtacggattcttCTTTTTgcaaggagttggtttcgcagcgtgtgtcgaagactgttgtgttgatggatgctgtagccaagcttaatgatccccagtgtgagttgttgcttcttcgtgcgtgtactggagtttctaaactctactttgctatgcgcacttgtccgcctcatcttttcgaagcggcccaattatcttttgatgtggctctgtgggcttctttagagcgcatcgtgactgcttcgggacctgggttcggtgactggcaatggcgccttgccaccttgccttattcttatggaggattgggtgtttattcagctggtgatgttcggcattatgcttttcttgcatctcgtttgcagtcttctgctttgcaggattcgcttcttcggctttcaggtgttgatggaccgggaccggcctttgatgatgctcttggtcttttcaataggaccgtggagtccgaccttatgcgtagccctagtgagat
This Spinacia oleracea cultivar Varoflay chromosome 6, BTI_SOV_V1, whole genome shotgun sequence DNA region includes the following protein-coding sequences:
- the LOC130463445 gene encoding uncharacterized protein, with the translated sequence MTSSGNIPIDGTRNDNDVNDGNGNHKSSLALEGMQERIEELRKDPIFGDTPGETSDNRMDLMRLIMSELLQGNRQKPRSEQEECSNMFKKFASHKPPTYDGKPDPTEFEEWISDMEKLFDATQCPEKWKVNYAVFYLKGQANLWWKSVKGIQNEPGFGWEKLTEAMREQFYSYSLQMQMESKFIKLSQGKKNVLEYAVKFNELARFAPDLVTTDRQRMNRFEGGLNIEIRDRLSSSRISTFQELYDRAINVERIIKLREETYGKRKGSFEENQPNNKKQNVNVGYQGGNNGNQNFNKNRGCAKCGRWNHTEKECRIGTRDCFKCGSKDHQIRDCPQIHREQGDRRNDENKGNGGTTNFNRNPPRGPTSNGRVFLMQGKDDDANDNDDFASME